A window from Peromyscus eremicus chromosome 1, PerEre_H2_v1, whole genome shotgun sequence encodes these proteins:
- the Gng8 gene encoding guanine nucleotide-binding protein G(I)/G(S)/G(O) subunit gamma-8, with the protein MSNNMAKIAEARKTVEQLKLEVNIDRMKVSQAAAELLAFCETHAKDDPLVTPVPAAENPFRDKRLFCTLL; encoded by the exons ATGTCCAACAACATGGCCAAGATCGCTGAGGCCCGCAAGACGGTGGAGCAGCTGAAGCTGGAAGTGAACATCGATCGCATGAAG GTGTCGCAGGCGGCCGCTGAGCTCCTGGCTTTCTGTGAGACGCACGCTAAGGATGACCCACTGGTGACTCCTGTCCCCGCCGCCGAGAACCCCTTCCGCGACAAGCGACTCTTTTGCACCCTGCTCTGA